In Mercurialis annua linkage group LG6, ddMerAnnu1.2, whole genome shotgun sequence, the following are encoded in one genomic region:
- the LOC130015627 gene encoding ETO1-like protein 1, with protein MPKLVENARNNASAYEKRSEYCDRELTKADLEMVTKLDPLHVYPYRFRAAVLMDGHKEKEAIAELSKAIAFKADLHLPHLRAAFYEHVGDATAALRDCRAALSVDPNHQEMLELHSRMNRHEP; from the exons ATGCCTAAACTGGTTGAGAATGCCCGGAATAATGCATCTGCTTATGAGAAAAGATCTGAGTATTGTGATCGTGAACTTACAAAAGCAGATTTAGAAATGGTCACCAAGTTAGATCCACTTCATGTATACCCTTACCGATTTCGAGCTGCag TGTTAATGGATGGTCACAAAGAAAAGGAAGCAATTGCAGAACTATCCAAGGCAATTGCATTTAAAGCAGATCTTCACCTTCCACATTTAAGAGCTGCTTTCTACGAGCATGTCGGTGATGCCACGGCAGCCCTACGCGACTGTCGAGCAGCTCTGTCTGTCGATCCAAACCATCAAGAAATGCTGGAGCTTCACAGCCGCATGAACAGACATGAGCCCTGA